A genome region from Leifsonia sp. Root112D2 includes the following:
- a CDS encoding lactonase family protein, whose amino-acid sequence MTDTTPALPTLDLWVGSYTADAGGKGEGIGTLRVASGRPERAGLATAAPSPSFLAKHPTLPLVYAVGESAETVRAFRVTAPGTLEAAGEAWPAGAAACHVAVDPAGRFLVVSCWGDGQVLLYELDDAGAITNRLAAAAAVDPHGASGRPTRAHAALMLPDGRVATTDLGFDLLRVWRYEAGTGLVADHEVVFPKSSEPRHLVRHPSGRILVIGEVSVTVFVLAANGDGRFAIESSTPASRAGARPGDTASEISVDASGGFAQVSVRGSDYISTLAVHDDGARLEPIADVPCGGSVPRHHLQIGRMLLVANQASSTVTAFRLDAHTGVPEHLIATFAVGSPTCLVPA is encoded by the coding sequence ATGACCGACACCACTCCGGCCCTGCCCACACTCGACCTCTGGGTCGGCTCGTACACGGCGGATGCCGGCGGCAAGGGTGAGGGAATCGGCACGCTCCGCGTCGCATCCGGACGCCCCGAACGTGCCGGGCTCGCGACCGCTGCGCCCTCGCCATCGTTCCTGGCAAAGCACCCGACACTACCCCTCGTGTATGCGGTGGGCGAGAGCGCCGAGACGGTGCGCGCGTTTCGCGTGACCGCGCCCGGCACGCTCGAAGCCGCCGGCGAGGCATGGCCGGCAGGCGCCGCCGCCTGCCACGTGGCCGTCGACCCCGCCGGCCGCTTTCTCGTCGTCTCGTGCTGGGGAGACGGCCAGGTTTTGCTCTACGAGCTCGACGACGCCGGCGCTATCACGAACCGGCTCGCCGCGGCTGCCGCCGTCGACCCGCATGGCGCGAGCGGTCGGCCCACCCGCGCGCATGCCGCGCTCATGCTGCCCGACGGTCGTGTCGCCACGACCGACCTCGGCTTCGATCTGCTGCGCGTGTGGCGATACGAGGCGGGCACCGGCCTCGTCGCCGACCACGAGGTTGTCTTCCCGAAGAGTTCCGAGCCGAGACATCTGGTGCGGCATCCGAGCGGACGCATTCTCGTGATTGGCGAGGTCTCCGTGACGGTGTTCGTGCTTGCGGCGAACGGAGACGGTCGCTTCGCGATCGAGAGCAGCACGCCGGCGAGCCGGGCGGGCGCGCGGCCGGGAGACACGGCATCCGAGATCTCAGTGGATGCCTCGGGCGGTTTCGCGCAGGTCAGCGTGCGTGGCTCCGATTACATTTCGACGCTCGCCGTGCACGATGACGGTGCACGGCTCGAGCCGATCGCCGATGTGCCCTGCGGCGGATCCGTACCCCGCCACCACCTGCAGATCGGGCGCATGCTGCTCGTCGCCAATCAGGCCTCGAGCACGGTGACCGCGTTTCGGCTGGATGCCCACACCGGAGTTCCCGAGCACCTGATCGCGACGTTCGCTGTCGGCTCCCCCACCTGCCTGGTGCCCGCATAG
- a CDS encoding S1C family serine protease, with the protein MDINSKRTRRRVAIVSTAVAATVVVGSAFGLAATHGAFGSTPAASTPSVSTIHNALQLGNGYGRSGYGMNGYGSDGYGQGGYSQYGYGQAGVGSSGSSTSAALASATSAQEIGVVDINSQLTYDSAESAGTGLVLSSNGEILTNNHVVEGSTSISVTVAATGASYTASVVGTDATDDIAVLQLSGASGLSTAHITSADAAAVGDAVTGVGNAGGTGGMPSASPGQVTALDQSITTQAEQTAVSETLHGLIETDADIQPGDSGGPLFNASDEVIGIDTAAEQGGTTTAGYAIPIGTALTIAGDIEAGNSSSTISLGYPAFLGIEVAQTADATASGYGAAFGSANGGDTQAASTGAAVGGVIDGTPAAAAGLEAGDTITALGGVNVTSASESTAALAAHAPGQSVSVTWVDATGASHTATLTLARGPVA; encoded by the coding sequence ATGGACATCAACAGCAAGCGCACGCGGCGGCGTGTAGCGATCGTCTCAACCGCGGTGGCGGCGACGGTCGTCGTCGGCTCGGCATTCGGCCTCGCTGCAACCCACGGGGCATTCGGATCGACGCCCGCCGCATCGACGCCGAGCGTATCCACAATTCATAACGCCTTACAGCTCGGCAACGGCTACGGTCGGTCTGGCTACGGCATGAATGGGTATGGCTCAGACGGATACGGCCAGGGCGGATACAGCCAGTATGGGTACGGTCAAGCAGGCGTCGGCTCGTCCGGCTCCTCGACCAGCGCCGCGCTGGCCAGCGCGACCTCGGCTCAGGAGATCGGGGTCGTCGACATCAACTCGCAGCTCACCTACGACAGCGCCGAGAGCGCGGGAACCGGTCTCGTGCTCAGCTCGAACGGCGAAATTCTCACGAACAACCACGTGGTTGAGGGCTCGACGAGCATCAGCGTCACTGTCGCGGCGACCGGGGCCAGCTACACGGCCTCCGTCGTGGGAACCGACGCCACAGACGACATCGCCGTGCTTCAGCTGAGCGGCGCATCTGGTCTCAGCACGGCCCACATCACTAGCGCTGATGCCGCCGCCGTCGGCGACGCGGTCACCGGTGTCGGCAACGCGGGTGGAACGGGTGGCATGCCATCAGCCTCACCGGGTCAGGTGACGGCGCTCGACCAAAGCATCACGACGCAGGCCGAGCAGACCGCCGTTTCCGAGACGTTGCACGGCCTCATCGAGACGGACGCCGACATCCAGCCCGGCGATTCGGGTGGCCCGCTCTTCAACGCGAGTGATGAGGTCATCGGCATCGACACCGCTGCCGAGCAGGGCGGAACGACGACCGCCGGCTACGCGATTCCGATCGGCACCGCACTCACCATCGCCGGCGATATCGAGGCGGGCAATTCCTCGTCCACCATCTCGCTCGGCTACCCGGCGTTTCTGGGAATTGAGGTTGCGCAGACGGCGGATGCCACGGCATCCGGTTACGGCGCCGCTTTCGGCAGCGCGAACGGCGGCGACACGCAGGCCGCGAGCACGGGTGCAGCCGTCGGCGGTGTCATCGACGGCACCCCGGCCGCCGCAGCCGGCCTGGAGGCGGGGGACACGATCACGGCGCTCGGCGGCGTGAACGTCACTTCGGCTTCCGAGTCGACGGCGGCGCTCGCCGCCCATGCGCCCGGTCAGAGCGTGAGCGTCACGTGGGTGGATGCGACGGGCGCTTCTCACACGGCCACGCTCACCCTGGCTCGCGGCCCGGTCGCATAG
- a CDS encoding NAD-dependent succinate-semialdehyde dehydrogenase: MSTTVTDADEKTLLASIPTGLYIGGAWRPASDGGTFDVLDPSNGEVLLSVADATPADGLAALDAAASAQRDWARTAPRARGEILRGAFEAVTARADAFALLMTLEMGKTLAESKGEVAYGAEFLRWFSEEAPRVSGRYATAPDGANRLLVNKRPVGPSLFITPWNFPLAMATRKIAPAIAAGCTMVLKPAALTPLTALLFTQVLEQAGLPAGVLNVIPTTSAGRVTGPLIKDSRLRKLSFTGSTEVGRRLIADAADQVLRVSMELGGNAPFLVFDDADVDAAVDGAMLAKLRNGGEACTAANRLLVHESVAAEFTEKLTERMRAHTVARGTDPSAKIGPLVDETTRDKVHELVSATLAEGATLTLGGHALDGPGYFYEPTVLTNVPADARILREEIFGPVAPIVTFATEEEAVRLANDTEYGLVAYAFTRDLNRGLRLAEELETGMLGLNAGVISNPAAPFGGVKQSGLGREGGFEGIEEYLETRYIGIANPFAD, from the coding sequence ATGAGCACCACTGTCACCGACGCAGACGAGAAGACTTTGCTTGCGAGCATCCCGACCGGCCTTTACATCGGCGGCGCATGGCGGCCGGCGAGCGACGGCGGTACCTTCGACGTGCTCGATCCGTCGAACGGCGAGGTTCTGTTGAGTGTCGCGGACGCAACCCCCGCCGACGGACTCGCCGCGCTCGATGCCGCGGCATCTGCTCAACGAGACTGGGCACGCACGGCGCCCCGCGCCCGGGGGGAGATTCTGCGTGGTGCATTCGAGGCGGTCACCGCGCGTGCCGACGCCTTCGCACTGCTGATGACGCTGGAGATGGGAAAGACCCTGGCTGAGTCGAAGGGTGAGGTTGCGTACGGGGCCGAGTTTCTGCGCTGGTTCTCAGAGGAAGCACCGCGCGTCAGCGGACGCTACGCGACGGCACCCGATGGCGCGAACCGGCTGCTCGTGAACAAACGTCCTGTCGGACCGAGCCTGTTCATCACGCCGTGGAACTTTCCGCTCGCCATGGCCACCCGCAAGATCGCGCCGGCCATCGCGGCAGGCTGCACGATGGTGCTCAAGCCCGCCGCGCTCACGCCGCTGACCGCGTTGCTGTTTACGCAGGTGCTCGAGCAGGCGGGGCTGCCTGCGGGCGTGCTCAATGTCATCCCCACGACGAGCGCAGGGCGGGTCACCGGCCCGCTGATCAAGGATTCGCGCCTGCGCAAGCTCTCGTTCACCGGTTCCACCGAGGTGGGGCGCCGACTCATCGCTGATGCGGCCGACCAGGTTCTGCGCGTCTCGATGGAGCTCGGCGGAAACGCGCCGTTTCTCGTGTTCGACGACGCGGACGTCGATGCAGCGGTCGACGGAGCGATGCTCGCCAAATTGCGCAACGGAGGAGAGGCCTGCACGGCGGCCAACCGCCTTCTCGTTCACGAGAGTGTCGCTGCGGAGTTCACGGAGAAGCTCACCGAGCGGATGCGCGCCCACACCGTGGCCCGCGGCACAGACCCGAGCGCGAAGATCGGTCCTCTCGTCGACGAGACCACACGAGACAAGGTGCACGAGCTCGTCAGTGCCACTCTCGCGGAGGGCGCGACGCTCACGCTCGGTGGGCACGCGCTCGATGGCCCCGGCTACTTCTACGAACCCACCGTGCTGACGAATGTGCCGGCGGACGCGCGCATACTGCGCGAGGAGATTTTCGGCCCCGTCGCGCCCATCGTCACTTTCGCTACCGAGGAGGAGGCCGTCCGGCTGGCCAACGACACCGAATACGGGCTCGTCGCCTACGCATTCACTCGTGACCTCAATCGTGGGCTGCGACTCGCGGAGGAGCTGGAGACGGGCATGCTCGGGCTCAACGCGGGAGTCATCTCAAACCCGGCAGCGCCGTTCGGCGGAGTCAAGCAGTCTGGTCTCGGCCGAGAGGGCGGCTTCGAGGGCATCGAGGAGTACCTGGAGACACGCTACATCGGAATTGCAAACCCCTTCGCCGACTGA
- a CDS encoding iron-containing alcohol dehydrogenase family protein, with amino-acid sequence MTTSTATTGLAPLPAPLSESELTLDPKPIAYFGRGRVAEVGAIAASTGAHSALVVTDPFLATSPVVEAVRTSLELAGLAVTVFGGVTPNPTTTCVDEGSDLAASVSADVLVAVGGGSSMDAAKGVSLGAVNPERGIGLDYTTEFAHAALPIIAVPTTAGTGAEVNAFGVITDVESHRKFYVGHTSALARAAVLDPELTVGLPAGATAATGMDALTHALESYLSIRANPYSDGIALQVIATVAEYLPRAVADGSDIEARSQLLLASHVAGVGFSHTGLGLVHGIAHPLGGQFNIPHGLALCVVMEGVLRFNLSAREERIARISFALSVGDTAATTADNAEAAITAVAALARQVGMVGPLSKFGVTDASLASLAADTLADSVTANNPLTPTAADVVRILKESL; translated from the coding sequence ATGACGACGTCGACCGCCACAACGGGGCTTGCACCGCTGCCCGCTCCACTGTCAGAGAGCGAACTCACGCTGGATCCCAAGCCCATCGCGTACTTCGGCCGCGGCAGGGTGGCCGAAGTCGGCGCGATTGCCGCGTCGACGGGCGCGCACAGCGCTCTTGTTGTGACCGATCCGTTCTTGGCAACCTCGCCGGTTGTCGAGGCGGTGCGTACCTCCCTTGAACTGGCGGGGTTGGCCGTAACGGTGTTCGGGGGCGTCACCCCGAACCCCACGACGACGTGCGTCGATGAGGGCAGCGACCTCGCGGCATCCGTCTCGGCAGACGTGCTGGTCGCCGTCGGCGGTGGCTCGTCGATGGATGCGGCGAAGGGGGTCTCCCTCGGCGCCGTCAACCCCGAACGCGGCATTGGGCTGGATTACACGACCGAGTTCGCTCACGCGGCGTTGCCGATCATCGCGGTGCCGACGACGGCGGGAACCGGCGCGGAGGTCAATGCGTTCGGTGTGATCACGGATGTCGAAAGCCACCGCAAGTTCTACGTCGGCCACACGAGCGCCCTCGCGCGTGCCGCCGTGCTCGACCCGGAACTCACCGTCGGGCTGCCCGCCGGCGCTACGGCGGCCACCGGCATGGATGCTCTCACCCACGCCCTTGAGTCGTACCTTTCGATTCGTGCGAACCCGTATTCCGACGGGATCGCCCTGCAGGTCATTGCGACCGTCGCCGAGTACCTTCCGCGAGCCGTCGCCGACGGCAGCGACATCGAGGCGCGCTCGCAACTGCTGCTCGCCAGTCATGTGGCGGGTGTCGGGTTCTCACACACGGGGCTCGGTCTCGTGCATGGCATCGCGCATCCACTCGGCGGGCAGTTCAACATTCCGCATGGATTGGCACTGTGCGTCGTGATGGAGGGCGTACTGCGCTTCAACCTCAGCGCCCGTGAGGAACGCATCGCCCGCATCTCCTTCGCGCTCAGTGTCGGCGATACAGCTGCGACGACCGCAGATAATGCCGAGGCAGCCATCACGGCCGTTGCCGCGTTGGCCCGCCAAGTCGGCATGGTCGGTCCGCTCTCGAAATTCGGGGTGACGGATGCCTCGCTCGCCTCGCTCGCCGCGGACACGCTTGCAGACTCGGTCACCGCCAACAATCCGCTCACCCCGACGGCCGCTGATGTCGTTCGTATTCTCAAGGAGTCACTATGA
- a CDS encoding NAD(P)-dependent oxidoreductase has product MSLPHANRSTTVGFIGLGNMGSGMTHNLQAAGFPLVVNDIRREAAGELLTGGAAWADTPAELAARSDVVITMLPTPRHVDAVVHGPNGILAGIADGGTWVDMSTSVPEVAERVRTEYAARGLRILDAPVSGMSVGAANGMLQIFIGGDAIDVERLRTVFEAMGDPQRILHVGAAGTGYAVKLMINQLWFSHLVATAEVLSVGVKAGVDLAVLRNALVASPANSNFVENDVLSILEHSDYDEGFAIALACKDLGLSIDLGRSVGVSTELSALVEQIYRRAKARYGDRAGEMTPVKLYEELIGSDLRLEGASA; this is encoded by the coding sequence ATGTCTCTACCGCACGCCAACCGATCGACCACCGTCGGCTTCATCGGGCTGGGCAACATGGGTTCCGGGATGACCCACAACCTGCAGGCCGCGGGGTTCCCGTTGGTCGTCAACGACATCCGTCGTGAGGCCGCTGGCGAACTCCTCACCGGCGGCGCCGCGTGGGCTGATACTCCGGCCGAGCTTGCCGCCCGAAGCGACGTGGTCATCACGATGCTGCCGACGCCCCGGCACGTCGATGCGGTAGTGCACGGGCCGAACGGCATCCTCGCCGGTATAGCGGATGGCGGCACCTGGGTCGACATGTCCACCTCCGTTCCAGAGGTGGCTGAACGAGTGAGGACCGAGTACGCGGCGCGAGGGCTGCGGATACTCGATGCCCCGGTGAGCGGCATGTCGGTTGGCGCGGCGAATGGGATGCTTCAGATCTTCATTGGCGGCGACGCGATCGATGTGGAGCGGTTGCGCACGGTCTTTGAGGCGATGGGTGACCCACAACGTATTCTGCACGTCGGTGCTGCCGGCACCGGATATGCGGTGAAGCTGATGATCAACCAGCTGTGGTTCTCACACCTGGTGGCCACCGCCGAGGTGCTCAGCGTGGGTGTGAAGGCGGGTGTCGACCTTGCGGTGCTGCGCAACGCTCTCGTGGCCAGCCCTGCCAACAGCAACTTCGTCGAGAACGACGTGCTATCGATTCTCGAACACAGCGACTACGACGAGGGATTTGCGATCGCTCTGGCCTGCAAAGACCTCGGCCTCTCCATCGATCTCGGCCGCTCCGTTGGCGTCTCCACTGAGCTCTCGGCGCTCGTCGAGCAGATCTACCGCCGGGCAAAGGCGCGTTACGGTGACCGGGCTGGCGAGATGACACCGGTGAAACTCTACGAAGAACTGATTGGTTCCGATCTGCGCCTGGAAGGGGCATCCGCATGA
- a CDS encoding aldehyde dehydrogenase — translation MTNWIERASALMPQTGLFIDGAFRPALDGGTFDTIAPRDGSLLARVSSGGEADVDLAVRAAASAFESGAWSRADRRHRQAVLLRLSELMLENLDELALLEAIDSGHPIGDARGVDVPNAARTMRWYAEAIDKVYDEIAPTPRNALALVTREALGVVGAVVPWNYPLIITAWKIAPALAMGNSVVLKPAELTSLSALKLAELAAEAGIPDGVFNVVPGLGAVAGQALGRHPLVDKVAFTGSPAIGHAFLRYAGDSNGKQVSLELGGKSPQLVLADVEDIAAAASSIAWGIFYNAGQTCHGGSRLIVDERVHDELVDAVVQVGNSLVLGDPLDEATQIGTIASEKQLDRVLDYIGVAHAEGATVIGGAQVRPPALEGGYYVQPTVFDGVDNAGRIGQEEIFGPALAVTTVRGAEEGICVANDSAYGLAASVWTGNVTTAHRVARELRAGTVWVNTFDVADVITPFGGFKSSGSGRDRSLHALDSYSALKTTWINLGDGPLD, via the coding sequence ATGACGAACTGGATCGAGCGGGCATCCGCCCTCATGCCGCAGACAGGGCTCTTCATCGATGGCGCTTTTCGGCCGGCGCTCGACGGCGGGACCTTCGATACCATCGCGCCGCGCGACGGTTCGCTGCTGGCTCGAGTGAGCTCGGGCGGCGAGGCGGATGTCGACCTCGCGGTGCGCGCGGCGGCCAGCGCCTTCGAGAGCGGCGCCTGGTCACGAGCCGATCGCAGGCACAGACAGGCCGTGCTGCTGCGGCTTTCTGAACTGATGCTCGAGAACCTGGACGAACTGGCCCTACTCGAGGCGATCGACTCGGGGCACCCTATCGGCGATGCGCGTGGTGTCGATGTGCCGAACGCGGCCCGCACCATGCGCTGGTACGCGGAAGCCATCGACAAGGTCTACGACGAAATTGCGCCGACACCGCGCAACGCGCTCGCGCTCGTAACGAGGGAGGCACTCGGCGTCGTCGGCGCCGTGGTGCCGTGGAATTACCCGCTCATCATTACTGCCTGGAAGATCGCACCGGCGCTCGCGATGGGTAACTCGGTGGTGCTCAAGCCGGCAGAGCTGACAAGCCTCTCCGCACTTAAACTCGCCGAACTCGCCGCCGAGGCCGGAATTCCCGACGGTGTCTTCAACGTGGTGCCTGGATTGGGCGCCGTGGCGGGGCAGGCGTTGGGCCGGCATCCGCTCGTCGACAAGGTCGCCTTCACGGGCTCGCCGGCTATCGGGCACGCATTCCTGCGCTACGCGGGAGACTCCAACGGCAAGCAGGTCTCCCTGGAACTCGGCGGCAAGTCGCCACAGCTCGTGCTCGCGGATGTCGAGGACATCGCCGCCGCGGCATCCTCGATCGCGTGGGGCATTTTCTACAACGCCGGTCAGACCTGTCACGGCGGCAGCAGACTCATTGTGGACGAGCGTGTGCATGACGAGCTGGTGGACGCGGTTGTGCAGGTGGGCAACTCGCTCGTGCTGGGCGACCCGCTCGACGAGGCAACCCAGATCGGCACGATCGCCAGCGAGAAGCAGCTTGATCGTGTGCTCGACTACATCGGCGTCGCCCACGCGGAGGGCGCCACAGTCATCGGCGGCGCGCAGGTGCGTCCACCGGCGCTCGAGGGTGGCTACTACGTGCAACCGACGGTGTTCGACGGTGTGGACAACGCCGGCCGCATCGGCCAGGAGGAGATCTTCGGTCCCGCTCTCGCGGTGACCACGGTACGCGGAGCCGAGGAAGGCATCTGCGTTGCCAACGACAGTGCGTACGGGCTTGCCGCGAGCGTGTGGACGGGTAACGTGACGACCGCGCATCGCGTCGCCCGCGAACTGCGCGCCGGCACGGTCTGGGTGAACACCTTCGATGTGGCCGATGTGATCACGCCATTCGGCGGCTTCAAGAGCTCGGGCTCGGGTCGGGACCGCTCACTGCACGCGCTCGATTCGTACTCGGCGCTGAAGACCACCTGGATCAACCTGGGCGACGGCCCGCTCGACTGA
- a CDS encoding mandelate racemase/muconate lactonizing enzyme family protein: MKITAIRLTRMSLPLDPPFRAAWDPTPRTSFAATLVEVETDDGVTGVGSGDTMDGFEAFEHLFLGTDPLQILNQVRRIETINFHGGRYWPLEAALWDIIGQVAGLPVSILFGGARDRLAAYASSGELKSPEARAEAALAARELGFRAMKIRIARDHLDEGIAAVRATREAVGPDFDLMVDLNQMWRMSGDIEAALPLARVQRVAVELNELGVLWLEEPLPQVDISGAKRVRAETGIQIAGGEMVRSLPELNALIEADAFDIYQPDVALAVGMYRARQVAESANLRHRSFTPHTWSNGLGLLANLHVAAGVDAGPYLEFPFDPPGWTPERRDFFMTPLTIDASGDLVVPTRPGLGAEIDRDAVARYAV; the protein is encoded by the coding sequence ATGAAGATCACCGCCATTCGCCTCACGCGAATGAGCCTGCCGCTCGATCCGCCGTTCAGGGCCGCCTGGGACCCCACGCCGCGCACGAGCTTCGCCGCCACGCTCGTGGAGGTCGAAACCGATGACGGTGTCACCGGCGTCGGATCCGGCGACACCATGGACGGCTTCGAGGCGTTCGAGCACCTGTTCCTCGGCACCGATCCGCTGCAGATTCTCAACCAGGTGCGCCGCATCGAGACCATCAACTTTCATGGCGGGCGCTATTGGCCGCTGGAGGCGGCACTGTGGGACATCATCGGCCAGGTGGCCGGGCTGCCGGTGAGCATCCTCTTCGGCGGAGCCCGGGATCGCCTCGCCGCATACGCATCAAGTGGCGAGCTGAAGTCGCCCGAGGCGCGCGCCGAGGCTGCGCTTGCCGCACGCGAGCTCGGGTTCCGGGCCATGAAGATACGCATCGCCCGCGATCACCTCGACGAGGGCATTGCTGCTGTTCGCGCCACGCGGGAGGCGGTCGGACCCGATTTCGATCTCATGGTCGACCTCAACCAGATGTGGCGCATGAGCGGCGACATCGAGGCGGCGCTGCCTCTCGCCCGGGTGCAGCGTGTGGCGGTGGAGCTCAATGAGCTGGGCGTGCTGTGGCTGGAGGAGCCGCTCCCGCAGGTGGACATCTCGGGGGCTAAACGGGTGCGAGCCGAGACCGGCATCCAGATCGCCGGCGGCGAGATGGTGCGCAGTCTTCCCGAGCTCAACGCTCTCATCGAGGCGGATGCCTTCGACATCTACCAGCCGGATGTCGCGCTCGCCGTCGGCATGTACCGCGCGCGCCAGGTCGCGGAATCCGCGAATCTGCGGCACCGCTCCTTCACCCCGCACACGTGGAGCAACGGCCTCGGGCTCCTGGCAAATCTGCACGTCGCCGCGGGCGTCGATGCCGGTCCATATCTCGAGTTTCCGTTCGACCCGCCCGGATGGACGCCCGAACGTCGGGACTTCTTCATGACCCCGCTCACCATCGATGCCTCCGGTGACCTCGTGGTACCCACCCGGCCGGGTCTCGGTGCAGAGATCGACCGCGATGCGGTCGCGCGATACGCCGTCTAA
- the fae gene encoding formaldehyde-activating enzyme, protein MSTQALLIGESFIGDGVNAAHINVVFGHREGPAGLAWASALATPSAGHVPFVAVLRPSLPVKPLTLFVTKSAPESAAHGLLIWGPAQAGVAAGVADALADGIISPEQADSHVVIAAVWVNPGANDAELVYTNNRESARTALENGVRHLPNTNDVIDARNSPSNPFYTPKA, encoded by the coding sequence GTGTCCACGCAGGCCCTTCTCATCGGTGAGAGTTTCATCGGCGACGGCGTGAATGCCGCGCATATCAACGTGGTGTTCGGTCATCGCGAAGGGCCTGCGGGACTCGCCTGGGCGAGCGCCCTGGCCACCCCCAGCGCCGGTCACGTGCCGTTCGTCGCCGTGCTCCGGCCCTCCCTTCCCGTCAAACCGCTGACGCTCTTCGTTACCAAGTCGGCGCCGGAAAGTGCTGCGCACGGACTGCTGATCTGGGGGCCGGCCCAGGCCGGTGTGGCCGCCGGGGTCGCTGACGCGCTCGCCGACGGCATCATCTCCCCTGAACAGGCAGACTCCCATGTCGTGATCGCGGCGGTGTGGGTCAACCCCGGGGCGAACGACGCCGAACTCGTTTACACGAACAACCGAGAGTCGGCGCGCACAGCCTTGGAGAACGGCGTGCGCCATCTTCCGAATACGAACGACGTCATTGACGCGCGGAACTCGCCGTCCAACCCCTTCTACACTCCAAAGGCCTAA